In Cryptomeria japonica chromosome 5, Sugi_1.0, whole genome shotgun sequence, the genomic window CTTTCTGAAACAGATAGTGCTTACCCAATAGGGAATAAAATAGAGCTTCAGCACCAACGCAGGACCCATAAAAACTGTTAGTCCTGCAAGTAAGGCCACCATTGCAGTCCAGCACACCGTTGATGTAATAACATCCTTCTTCTCCGTTGgaacaaaaagatcactatcaggCTGAAAATGGGAACCTTTCTTCCCAGGACTTCTCCCCCACTGCAAAAAGAATTGGCAGATGCGTCACTATGCAAAATAATTGGTTGCATCAAAAGTTTGAAAACAATACCATGACTAACTGTATTTTGCTTTATAGTAAAATGAATATTGCAAGTCCAGTAAGAATTACCAGGTAGAAAGGATATGCAAAGAGAGGAAATGGAATGGTAAACCGCatcttctttgttgtttcatccAAAGTGTTGTAAATCTTCTCGGACATCTGAAAGAAAATGGATCAAAATCTCAAACATGGGTATCCTCTTAGCTCCAACATGTAATCCAAAAAGTACAAAAAAGAGGACTTATTTCCTGAGCTATCTTTCAATATTTGAGGGAAAAAATGAGTGTCTGTAGAAATATAGATAATCTAATTCCAGAATTGACAGAAATTATGTTTAGTTCCTCCATGTGTTGTCAGAGCATATCCCAGTAATCATGGATATGCACGCCCGGGGAGGGACAGAGGAACCTTTGGAAGTTGTTATGATCTTCATCTTACCTATGTTTCTCTAAACTTAGAAACCCTTCTGCACTTGTGCATATTAACAATTGAGATACCCAAAAACCAGATCATTTATAACTGCCAAATAGCAGAGGCACACAACCAACAGTAAACAACAATGTGCAGTTTGGAGGAAACTTGTTATAAAGCTTACAGGATGCCATGATTCGTCATTCTCCGCATGACCATGATTCTGATGATGAGTCCTATGACTGATTCTCCTGCATGCCCActcatttaaattattttcaaaccaatttcATCATGTTGCCAAGCATGGACAAGACAGATATAACACCCAGAAGAAGAACAAAAgttaaaaagagagtgaaaaataaCACTCTTATCCATGGTGGAAATTCCAAAGGAAATACTGAGATATAACCaaacagtttttttttaaaaagagcatCTGCCAAAACAATATCTGTGTACTCACTTGACAATGCCAAAGGAGACTAAGTGGAAGAGCGAAATGAACTCTACCAACAAAATAGTCTAGGAATTAGAAATCCAAAATTTCTGACAATAGTCAGAAACTGCTTTACCCGTTCTAATGCTATACTggcattttttccattttttacatcaaacacagctttaagaaaataaataatttcatgCGTGCCAAAAATTCAACCTCATGCCATGTGAAAGTATTTACAAGAATCATAATAGCTATCCATTACATTTGTTACATAAACAGGTCAAGCATAGTTCGATATAGTAAATTAATACATAGAGGTGAGCAGATAGAGAAATAATAAAGTTTTGAAAACATTTTGCCAAAGAAAAATAGACAAGGTTGTGATATAACAGGCCATGTGCATAGCACTGGCTGGACTTCAACAAAACTAAATCCAACTCTCTTTAAGGCTCTTCGTGGactataattattaatttttactATACAGCGATTCATTTAAGGATCTGCTCATTTTGTACAGAGCAAAGATTCAATTCAGTTTGGTAGAACACACTAGAGTTTGAAAATAAAAATGTCTTATCTTAAAAAGAGGTTTTAGAGGTTTACCAGCCATGATAAGGTACCAAAATAGAAGAATGAGTCAAATGCCCGATCAGACTATTGAGTTTATGATTGTTAGAAAAGCTTCCATGGCCACTGCAGACAAATATTGAAAATTTGTATCGTCAGTCTTTATTAAAATCCAATTGAAAAGAGTCTGTCAGAAGACAACTTCAAAATTGCGTACAAATAAGATTTGAAACCTTTAAAACCAAATTTAATCCTTCAACTTCCTAGATTGAAAATGAATATGTTTTATTGCTAAAAAGCAGAGGGACATACAACGGAGTTACTATCATAATCTAAGTTGTTAAAAAAGAACATAAACCAGCCATAATAGCTTATATTTGCTTCCATGTGACAAAGCTACCAAATGATTTTTGTAATTTCAGGAATAATGGGCCAGAATACTGACTAAGTGCATCCACACGCAGCTGTCCAAACTTCAAGTTCATGAAAGTGAAGAACTGACTTAGCAATCCCATGAAAGGGGGCCTACTTATATTTATACCTAAATTTTGCGAGCAGCTACAGCTGTGTAAAACTAGGAGCTAAGTCACTGTAGTCtcagaaaacatcatcaacattttTCAAGGATGAGCAGTAGAACTATGTCCTTGTGGGGATTTTACAAGCAGTGGTCCTCTACAATTGGCAGCAGCATGGGAATAGAATTTAGAATCGAACAAGTTCTGGTATATGCACTGCTGAGATGTGGCAATGGATCCTTTCTGGAGTTTCTGAAAAAGGAGCTCCCATACCTTGACCGTTTCTATTTTTCCCTGGCATTTTTACTGTTTTGCAGTACCCAAAAATTAGGTGACTAAGTGTGGAATTGAAACGCTCTCTATGGGGCCTCGTCCTAAATGACCATAAGCTGTACAGTTCTGATACATAAAAGCCATAATTGACTAGTATAGAGATAAAACTCGGTACATTAAAGCAAGTTCTCATGGAGGGTGCGACCTCTTCTATAATCCATAACAATGGAACATATGGAATCATACGAAGTAAATATTCTTGCAATTCAAGAATTTATAATCTTTTCCTATAAATGAGTGGCCCTTTTCCCATTAAATTTTACTGAAGCTGCTGAGATTGTTTTGGAAAGCGGCTTTCTTTTTTGACAAACAGGAGTTTTAGTTATAGTCTGCTCCTATTGCTAAATTTTAGAGAAAGGACTACAGGCATTTTGCTAATAAAAATCCTAAAACCCTGTGGGTAAGCACAGATTTCATTTTCCATGGGATATTTTCTCTGTAGCAGCTGCTAAGAAAACTCGGGTATAACCCAACCACAATAGGATTAGTCATCAGTGTTTGTTATTGGACGCAAGCTGCTCCACTTGGATTCAACGCACGAAATCCAGAAAAGAGATTTATAGGGCTAAGCATATACCCTGAAAGGACAGCAAATAAGCAGGCCGTAGTagccaaaaaaagaaaagaaagcatGTCAAGCACTGCTTACCAATCGTGGCCAAGCACAAAAAGTGCCCAAAACATTGTTCCCTGGGCAATCCAATAAATAGGCCAGGTCACCCAATTGTTGAAATATGCAGCTCCTGCTGCCAAACTGAAAACAATCGCCACATCCCTCAACACATAGCTCATTGATTTCCAAGTGTTCTTCACCCAGCAATGCTTGGGAATGGCTGCTCTAACCTCTGCCAAGTTAAACGGTGGTGGTGCACTGGGCTCAAAACTGTCTTCCCCATTTTTCTCCTCCTCACTCTCAGGTACCAAAGTTGGTCTCAGAGGCGCCGCCACATTATGTATTGTGATGAGCGGATGACGGTGGGGAAACCCCTTTCGTTTGAGGAAAGGGCGCTTGTGATCCGCAGAGCGcaacaaagagaaggaagaagaagaatgaatggAAGATAGCAGGGGCTTGTGATTGAAGGTCCTTGAATGAGAATGCCCTCCATTGGGTAAACAAGTATAAAGCCCACAATTGAATAGAATTGCAGAAGCCATTGGGTGGCCTCAAATCGAAGATGATACGATTATGGTAAGGTTGCAGCCCAAGGGACGAGTGATGAGAAAGCAAACGGGTTAATTGtgcttctcttctccctccctctccttctccttcaccctctccCTCTTGTACAACCCTTATGTGTTGGCATGCATATATAGATACTGGAGAATGTGGGCCAAGCCGGTATCAGATCTAAGCCTCATGCTTGGTGTAACGAAAAGCGAATTCTCTTTGCAGCTTCGGATGGCGGAAAAAAAGGGAAGCAGAACCGTCGGATTAAGCTTTGACAAAAGGCAATTTCGACTCCGTGTATTACTGTAATGTATGGTCGACTGAGTGGACTGAATTAAGTCACGTGAATGGCGACTCGAGGGAATCTCCTACCGCTAAGGCAATATGAAAAATCTTTGAAATTACCTCACAGGAATTTTACACGTTTTAGATTAAGACCACCTTCCGTGGTCTGCCGTTCTCGAAAAAAAAAATGATACCTAGTTGTTCTTGAAAATTTTggacatattttattaatatttgataAATATGTTTGAATAAGATCTTTTTGTATGAATCCCAAAATTTAACCTAATTTTTTGGGgtgaatatttcctatttaataAATGATAGTATTTGAAAAATTGTAGTCACATCCACAAAGTCTAAATGAGCTAGGTAAGTCCAGCATAAAAACGATTTAATAAAAGGGTCAAGCTCAAACAAAGTCTTAATAGCTAAAACAAATTTAATGGAGAAGGATCTTTATTGTTTGGATTTCTCTATatactaaaaatatttttttgtatttgatataataaatttatatatgttaatTAAATGGTTAAAATTTTCTTAATTGTATATAAAGcttttttttatattgtatttaacATTTTGTTCAGAGTTGTGTTGATTAATGGAATTATTTACATAATTTGATATCATGTATGCTTTTGATGTAGGAGTATCTTAGAGGTCGAGTAATGTTGTATCGTTCAAGAACAATTGAGTTTATGTTTGTGAAGTGTGTGTTAAATTGTGAAATGTGAAGTGTTAAATGTGTCACATGTTTATATTGTGAAGTGTGAATTGTTAAAAGTGTGTTAAGGTGGAAATGTAGtaatttaatttttaatctttttaCATAATTTGATATCATGTATGCTTTTTGACGTAGGAGTATCGTACAGGTCGAGTAAGATTGTATCGTTCAAGAACAATTGAGTTTATGTTTGTAGTTTTGTGTGTTTAGATTTGGACCCTAAAGAATCTACTATGGTAATGCAAAGACCAAAGATTAAGGGTGTTGATACATAGCACATAAGTTGAAGTAGACTCTTACCTTGTAGATACACATTGTGGATTTGTGTATAATCATGCAATGTAAAGCATATCATTTGGGTGTCGCTATTGTGTAATCTTGAAGAGGTCATGTAGGATTTAGTTTATGCCCTGGAAGAATTTTAGATGAAGAAACCATTCAAAGGTTGATAGATGGATAATGAAAATAGATGTTGTCAATTAtgtcaaatgttgttgttaaaCAAGGTAAAGTTATATAAATGAAATCTTGCTAATAGAGTATGCAAAATTAAAAATAGTGATTAtgtcaaatgttgttgttaaaCAAGGTAACCCTAATGAAGATTTTAGGGTTTTAGTTGGGAtgaaagaaaaaccctaaaatttcaaaagaattactagtggctctagttggggatgtgcATTCAAGAGGAATATGATGAGAACCTAGATAACTTTGGAGCAAACCATACCTAAAAAACACAAATCAACCAAATAACGTTATGTCCAAACATACACTAATACACAATTGTGCATGGATCAAAACCTACTTTAGGTAAAGTAgggtttcaagaattgtccatgcattgaCAATTCCTAAATCTAACCATCCATACTTTGAAGAAAATAGGAACCTTGACCATGATTGTTGACAATGTCATAAGGACCAATCCATGGGGCTTCAAACTTTTCATGTTTTCCCTTCTCGTGTAATCTTGCATTCCAAAGTAGAAACATATCGTCTTCTTGAAAATTTATGTCAAATGTCTTCTTGTCATACTATTTGACATGTTGTTGTCTCTTCATATTGGTTTTTTGACCTAACCTTCTTGCCTCATCCATTTTTTGTCAATTGATTAATTTTGTTTTccataggatctaagatatcttCATTGACTTTCTAAATAAATTTTTACATTGATAGTAAGTTATTGATTGGTTGTCTTGCATCAGCACCATAAACTAGTTTAAATGGAGATTTCTTTGTGGCCTTTTTAATGGCAACCTTATCTGCCCATGGTGCCAACCTAAGCTTGGAATCCCTTGACCTTTTATTTTTCTCATTGAGCATCCTTTTGATGATCTTCATCATACTTTTGTTGATTGATTGTGACTACCCATTCCCTTGTGGTTGGTATGGTGATGAATAGGACATTGATGTCATAGTTATCACAAAAGGTtataaattcatctgacttaaagTACATAGCATTATCAACAATTAACTTTGTAAGGACTCCAAATCTAATGATGATATTTTACACAATAAAAACCATTACAACCTTGTTAGTTGTCTTCCTTGTGGGAATAGCCtttatccacttggtgaataatcAGTCACTACAAAGATCCACTTGTGGCCACCACTTGATTTCTCAGTAATTTCCCTAATGAAGTCAATGCCTCACTGCTAAAAAGGGGTTTCCACAGTCATAGGCTGCAAAGGCAATGCACTTGAGCTAACCAgagaacttttgacaagcttcacactttcttaGCAATTTATGGGCATCAGTAAACAATGTACTAGTATCTTGCCTTTAAGATCTTATGAGTAGTTGTATTTGTTATAAAAAGTCCACCAAAAGtcccattatgcattcatctaaaATTTTGGTGGCCTGATCATTATCAACAGATTTTAATAACACTACATCTATATTTCTCCAATACAATTTTCCTTGTAGTATGACGTGCTTGATGGCCTACAACTTAAGAGTCATCTTATGGTTATCTATCATATCTTCAGGACAACTCACCGTCTACAAGTATTTGATAACATCTTTATACCAAGGCAATGAATACAAGTTGTATtttgttgttggagattgttgtggttaaggttgtcattgatgtcaaacttggttatccAAATGGATGTTGTTTTGGATATgattttggttgttgttgttgatctttttggtgttagTTGTGGCATCCTATATTTTGGGTTGTTCGGAATGCTTTTGGTGCCCTCTAGATGTATTGCTAATTGTATTGCAGTTTagtggatcatactcttttggtctggATATGTATTAATAGATATGTTGGGATGTTATTTTGGGTCTCACCTTGGCATGTGAAGATcaacatggagtattttgcattgaaaGAGGTTATGTGGTCGACTGGTTGATTATGTCTACACGTTACAATTGGTAACATCTTTGAAGAATGTGTTGGCATGTACAGACTGTTGGATCAACAATGGAAGGATGTGCTATAAtttgttttggttccctctttctcctggagtggaccaaTTTGAGTATTTTAGGTTTGGGTGgcttattttatgtaatattgtttattctatTTTGACCAACCCATAATTAGGATTTCAATgctgtatctcatatttaagatgtgtgaATGGATGAATTGAGTGTGGATgggaagtgaattgtgtgagaagtgtatgcaaatgatttgcaagcagatttgagtttgtggtgatgcaaAAGTCAATTTGATAAGAGCTTTGAAGCTAATATATTCTGCAAGACAGTGTGTTGTGACAGTGAAGATTATCGaagatgtttgccatgatattggtcacttgattcAATTATTtaaggataatttcatgttcaagagaatccttctcaaaTTCAGTTTAGTTATTTTATTCGGTGTCGACTGATAGTGAGTCCTTTGGCAGTAGTTTGTATCTTGTCtcgaagaagtgatctttagttgtgcaagtcctctttgtatcttgcctaaggttatGAACCTTAGTTCTACAAGTCCTTCAGGTGTTGGTGCCCCTTGGTTCtaagcctaaaatgttgtaaagattattattcatattgtgagttagattctcgtcatggtttttccctatttcacGTAAATCCAATGTTTTTATGTTGAAGGTTGATGCTTGTGCTGATGATCAATGTGTTATTTCTAGGTAAGTTAATATTATTCATTAATAATTATTTGTGAAGTCCAGAACtcattcaacccccctctcaatctagttgggtgttcaacaattggtatcaaagcaaggttcctctttggaaagcttaatcacttgaggtagatctagagatGGAGTAGGACCATCATGTTAAAGCTCTAATGTTTGATGGAATGAATTATACCTATTGGAAGGAGATAATAGAATCTTATTTGAAAGCATTGCATAATGGAATCTAGGAGATTATCCAAACAGGTTATCAATGATGACTGAATGGACCATCAACTCTAGATGAGATCAAGGCTCTAGAGACAAATGCAAAGCTAGAACAATTCTTATTAGTTGTCTTATTGATGAAGTTTTTGGAAAGGTTAAAGGAATGAAAGAAGCTAAAGGAATCTGAAACAAGTtatgttatgcatatgaaggtgtTTCGAGACTCAACAGGCAAGACTTTTGAACTTGAAGTAAAAGTTTGAGGGTTTCAAAATGGCTGATGATGAAAGTGTTGATAGATAAAT contains:
- the LOC131028169 gene encoding omega-3 fatty acid desaturase, chloroplastic encodes the protein MASAILFNCGLYTCLPNGGHSHSRTFNHKPLLSSIHSSSSFSLLRSADHKRPFLKRKGFPHRHPLITIHNVAAPLRPTLVPESEEEKNGEDSFEPSAPPPFNLAEVRAAIPKHCWVKNTWKSMSYVLRDVAIVFSLAAGAAYFNNWVTWPIYWIAQGTMFWALFVLGHDCGHGSFSNNHKLNSLIGHLTHSSILVPYHGWRISHRTHHQNHGHAENDESWHPMSEKIYNTLDETTKKMRFTIPFPLFAYPFYLWGRSPGKKGSHFQPDSDLFVPTEKKDVITSTVCWTAMVALLAGLTVFMGPALVLKLYFIPYWIFVMWLDLVTYLHHHGYDEKLPWYRGKEWNYLRGGLTTIDRDYGWINNIHHDIGTHVVHHLFPQIPHYHLVEATEAIKSVLGRYYREPKKSGPFPFHLLKPLLKSMAEDHYVSNEGDVVFYQTDPKLRKSET